TCGCAAATGGATGGCCAATACATCAGCTCGATGTCAAAAATGCATTCCTGCACGGTCTTCTGGATGAAACTATATACATGCATCAGCCTCCGGGTTACACAAACAAATCTCATCCAGACTATGTTTGCAAACTTAACAAAGCAATCTATGGTCTGAAACAGGCTCCTAGAGCTTGGAACTCACGTTTTGCCTCTTTTGTTACTAATATGGGTTTCAAGTGTAGCAGGAGCGATGCATCTCTGTTCATCTACAGCAAAGGTTCACGACGAGCCTACCTCCTGCTCTACGTTGACGACATAATTCTGACTGCCTCAGACGATGCCTTCCTCAAGAAAATTGTGACAGACCTACAGACCGAGTTTCCCATGTCTGATTCGGGCAAACTTCACTTCTTTCTTGGAGTTAAAGCAGAGTTCATTAACGATGGGATCTTTCTCAGTCAGCAAGCGTACACAACTGACATCATCAACAGGGCAGGCATGACAGAGTGTAAACCTCTCGCGACACCAGTAGACCTGAACTCAAAGCTGAAAGCTGAAGAAGGTGAACGTGTTCCTGATGCCACGCAATACAGACGCCTCGCTGGAGCACTGCAATATCTCACGTTTACGAGGCCAGACATAGCTTATGCTGTTCATCAAATCTGTCTCTATATGCACGATCCGCGCATACCACATCTTCACGCTCTGAAACGCATCATACGATATCTCCAGGGGACAAAGGAGTTAGGCCTTCAGCTTCACAAGGGCTCTGTCAAACAACTGGTAGCATATTCGGATGCGGACTGGGCTGGTTGTCCAGACACACGACGATCAACTTCTGGGTACTGCGTTTACTTGGGAGACAATCTTGTCTCTTGGTCCTCAAAACGTCAAACCTCTGTTTCGCGATCAAGTGCGGAGGCTGAGTACAAGGGAGTGGCCAATGCAGTTGCAGAGCTAACATGGATAAGGAATCTAATGTTTGAACTTGGCATTCCAATCTCCAAAGCTTCGATCGTCTACTGCGACAACATAAGTTCAGTTTACTTGGCTCATAATCCAGTTCGTCATCAACGCACTAAACATGTCGAAATTGACATTCACTTTGTACGAGAAAAGGTGGCGCTGGGTCACGTTAAGGTTCTGTTCGTTCCATCCTCTCTTCAGTACGCTGATATTTTCACAAAGGGACTGCCCACCAGCTTGTTCAATGACTTCAGAAGCAGTCTCACCGTTCGCTCTCCACACGCTGCGACTGAGGGAGGGTGTTAGAATATAGAATATTCTCTTAGTAGATAAGATACAATCTTTGTGAAATCTTGTAGTTACGATACTCATGTAACAACCTTGGCTATTTATGCCGTGTGAATAGAACCACTCTCCTGAAGGAGATTAACCAAACTTTCAATTCCAAATAGTTTCTAAGCATTATTCTACAGCTAAGATTCATAGACTAAGTCAATTACCATAGGTTCAAACTGCATCCCCCAAACCTCAGAAGGAGGAGCTTCAAGAACAGCAATAGTAGCATTAGTGTCAACATCAAAGACACGGACGAAGCTATCGAGCGAAGAAGACGCTGCGATTATCCCCGAAGGATGCGCCGCCACAGCTGCCACTCCCAAGGAGTGTCCCGTATTGGTCCGCACGAGATCCAGCTCGTCCGCTCGCCATAGCTTCACCGTCTCGTCGAGAGATCCAGTCAGAAGTAACGACGGACGGTCCTCCGTCGCCGGAACCCAAGTCGCCGCCCAGACGGAGTCTTCGTGTGCGTTCTCGATCGATTTCAGACCTGCGAGTTTCATCCCTTtttaggtttttgttttttactgtGTTTCTCTCCAACTGTACAAGACGAAAGCGGAAGCAGTGACTTTGATTTCTCTTCTCAGACTAACACCGTGCCGTTATTTAGTTTAGCAATATAACATCCCGTCGTTTTTGAACAGAGGATCCATTTTGATTTCGGTTCGATTTTGATTCGGTTTCAGATACCCGTTTAATATATGAATCAAATGtagatacaaaatatattagttaacaTGTTAATCTAAGTGGTATGTTGGTTACACACTTGCATATTCGTCAATCCAACTAGAGTTCGAGTTACTAAAGTGATAGTTTGGTAAgtatttactatattttaatataaaagcaccaaatatatacatgtataatataagagagtacataaaataaaatgtggtCTGATGATAAGAATGTTATCACTCTTCCTATCCCACTTGTGTTTGAGTGAGGTTGATGACAATTTACCTTATATCATAAAGTTAAAACTTGTTTTTTCGGATATTTGGGTATCCGTTCGGTTCttggttcggttccggtttcgATTCGGTTATTCGGATATAGAAATATAGGAACCATTCGGGTATTTGagaattttggttcggtttcagTTACGGATAATCCGGTTCGGTTCTGGTTTGATTTTCCGGTTTGGTTTTTTTGGCCAGGGCTAACAAAGATGTCGTGACTTTTCCCATAAAGGAAGTTCTTGGTAAATGTCATCGGAGTGGGCTTTGTGTTTTTGTAGTGTTCCCGCTAATGACAAAGACACAACATGGAACAAAAGAGACGGCCTAGTCAAACTTCGGCTTAAAGGACGTTGTCAAAAGACTTGTTCAAGAGCACCTTCAAGACTTGGTGGAACCTCTCGGTAAATATGGCTTCGGATTGAAAACTATTCCTGCAATAACAAAGAAGCGCGTGGATATCTACGAAACTTCACCGATATTTGCATTTTTAATTCTTGTGAGCAagttgcataaaaaaaaaaaaaaatcttgtgaGCAATGTCTCATATCTATCATTGTCGTCACTTATTTCTTAGAAAAGAGTAAATATAGTTGAGTAAGACAAAATGGTCGGAAACATCTTGGCAATTAGGGACCgatcatgtatatatatattataatacttCTAATAGTTATATGTCTTATCGTCTTGTTTTGGAAAAGACAGAATTCGTCTCTGCTTAGAAAAAAATCCATGGCAGAGGCTTTGATTGACGATCCAGTTTATGTTGCAGTAAGCACAGATGTTTCTGAAAGCAGACTGACTCTCACATGGGCATTGAGGCATCTCCAGCCCAAAAAGCTTTACCTTCTTCATGTTCATCAACCCATTTCCATCAACCCTACTTGTTAAGTATCCCTTCTCTATGTTTTATTCTTGCTGCTTCTTGGGAACTTGAATCCaacatagtatttttttttatcagtgaTTCAAATTGTTGCAGCTGGTACAAGAAATTGATCCTTTGTTTTTCTACCTTGTTTAGCCTCTCTATCATTGGTAATGAAGTTTTATCGAGCATCAAAAGATTCTTGATCGTAGGATTTAAAGCTAGGTTTCTCTATTAGTGTTTACGTGTGGGTGAAGCGGCTGATTATTGAGGAAAACCGAGCTTTGCTTTCATGAATCAACTTAcaatataaactttataaataaataaacaatataaaacgATAATAATATgttgaatttcaaaaatttaattaatgtaaGTGCACAAAAGTCAATTTGTTctcttattttagaaaaaaatatgtatttgaaatataaaaatctaaaagaaaactatttataatttaataaattattatagttccaatatgattaatttattgTGTTTTTACTGTATatcttaatttcattttttcttcttatgtTGGGTCTTTTGTCTGTGAATTCCAGCAAGTGGGCTTGAACAAAGCGAGATCGATGCTATTCAGGAGTCCGAACTGACGAGTTCGTATGAGATCCTTCTCAAGTACCGTGATATCTGCGTAGTTGAAGGAGTGAGTGCTCTTCCAACTTACTGCTACTTCGGTGCCACACAAATAAAGGAATTTTGTTGcaattcactttttttttttttttaaacaacaatTATGTTCAAAATCTACAAGGGGTGAGAATTTAGTATGAAATTCATAGATTGCTTATGTTGCAGATTCTCGAACAAGATGTGgatatatcatatagtttggcAAATAATGTTGGGGAAGGGATTGTGGAACTTATCTATGAAAACAATATCAAGAAGCTTATTATGGGAGCAGCTGCTGATTCCCACAAGTCCGAGTAAGGATATGCTGAGAATCCTTCTTGTGTCTTCCACTACGACTCAATTGATCATTTCTCTTCGATTGTGCCATAAAACCGCGTGATGCCAAATGAGTCTTTAAAAAAGAACTTGCTCACTCTagatcatatttttcttttgatggTGATGCAGGGACATGGTTAATATCACATCTAGAAAATTCGATTATGTGACTAAACATGCGCCTCATTGCTGTAAAATTTGGCTTGTGGGTAATGGAAATCTCATCCATACGAGGTATGCTGGAGGATTATACTATAGTTTTGAATAATTTAACAAgatattaattttatgtttattaggGAGGGATGGTTTGATCGTAGGGGTTCACCGCACCCCTCCTCTGAATCCTTAACTAGCCTCCAGGGCCTTGATTCTGCTCTAGTACCATACGAGGAAGCAGTGGGAGGTGCACATGACAATGAGTCGCATGCCCTATCTTCACCTGAAGACCAATCAGTACGTAAAATCCAGTTTGGTCAGCACATAACATTTTTCATTCAAGTGGAAGAGTGTTTTCTTAATAGGAATTCCTTTTTCTTAGCTTAAAAGTATTAAAACCTATGGAgatatatttgtgatagataGGAAAATTAAGAATCCAACACTTTTCttgttatcaaattttttaaatttgtctCATTTCCTGCACAAGTACTGATGAAAACTTAACACATGCATGTCTTAAAACCCGAGCTTGATGTCAATTTTATCCATATGATTCTTTAACAGGCTAGAGGGTTTGAGACAATGTACTATGAAGAGCAGAGACGAGGATTAGAAATTGAGGAACGCAGGATAAAAGCGGAGGAGGACCTGAGAGCAGAAATCGAAAACATGAAGGGGATCCAAAAGGAACTCGAAGAACAGCTTTATATTGATTGCCCCCGTCAGTTTGAAATGTTCCAGAGAGAGCGAGATGAAGCTATGAAAACAACTGTAGAGCTTTTGAGACTTCTAAACCTGGACAACAGTGAGTCAGCATCACATTCACCATCATCCTCGTTTCAGCGGTCGGTTTCCAACGAGCCTCCCCCATATTTTCTCTGTCCCATTACACAGGTCAGGACTTAAACCCTCCATCTAGATAAGCATATCTTTTTGTTAGGATATTTGAAATAAATCCCTGAAATGTCTACTTCTagatagacgacttaattaagttcATATTTGTTATCATCTAGAGTGGTCGTCTCAATAGGTTAATATAACCGAACTAGTGTGGGCATTTCGGTTTGTTTTAAATGATCGTGTCTGATTGAGTTTTAGACAATTTGGGGGGTTTGTTCGATTCATTTAGCCACAGTTAGTTTAAATGGACTGACTCTTCGTTATTCAGGAAGTAATGCGAGAGCCTAGTGTTGCAGCCGATGGGCACACCTATGAAGCTGAAGCCTTAAGAGAATGGCTCGACAATGGTCACGATACCTCACCAATGACGAACCTTAAGCTTGCCCATCGTAACCTTGTCCCTAACCACCCCCTTCGTTCTGCCATTCAAGAGTGGCTTCAAGGACACTCTTAATGAATCTCTGCTTAATGTTGTGATTTGTGAACATCCTAAATCTCAAGTTATATGTGTGTTGGTTAAAAAAGTTGTTATGAATATGATGAGTggaattcattaaaaaaaaccaaaaaaaaaaaacggtctGGTTCTCCCATTTAACAACCTGAGAAATACGATTAAAAAGGTGAAACTAAAACCGGACCGAAATAGAGAAAAAGTGATTTGGATGTTTCACctaatcctactatataaaaggagctAAATTCTAGCTTCCTAAGCTCTGCCACATCACCTAAAATATTTAGAACCAATCAATGTTACACATCAACATGTAAATTAGCTAAATTCTCGCGACTCCTCATGTCATCTCTGTGGCGGCTCCGCGGTTGCCGTGACCAAGCTTCCTTCGCGACTATAAGCCACGTTATTTCCTAGCTCCCAAAGTCGTCGATCTCACTTCCAATTGCAGAAGATCTCAAGCCGCGGCAGCCAAATTAGCCAATCTCACTTCTATTTCGTCTGAAGGGTTGATGGTTGACCGTCTCCGACTCTTCACTTCGTCGTCACCACCACATtgattaatcaattatcttCTTTACTCCTTTCGTCTCCTTTTATATCAGAATTATGCTTTATGGTTTGAATCCGGtggtttattatttttatttttgtttgtaattGTTTTCAGGCACCACTCATTCCAGCCAGAAACATCCGGATACTCTGTTAACGTAGCTATGTTCACAAGAAGTTGCTTAGCAGAGGATGATACTCTGATCACGCAGCTATTCGTAAAAACGGTATCTATCTCTTCTTGGCCGACTacaagtaatatttttttggttgtttcATTCAATTGTTTTTGTCTGGTAATTAGGAGATAGTGAAATTGAGGAGACAATCAGAGAGATGGAAGCAACAGAGATGGAAGCAACGATGAAATGAAATAATTTGAGCAAGTAAGTGTAAAACTGGAAAGCCTATTATCCTAAGCACTTT
The sequence above is drawn from the Brassica napus cultivar Da-Ae chromosome A8, Da-Ae, whole genome shotgun sequence genome and encodes:
- the LOC106361163 gene encoding U-box domain-containing protein 56 isoform X1, coding for MAEALIDDPVYVAVSTDVSESRLTLTWALRHLQPKKLYLLHVHQPISINPTSSGLEQSEIDAIQESELTSSYEILLKYRDICVVEGILEQDVDISYSLANNVGEGIVELIYENNIKKLIMGAAADSHKSEDMVNITSRKFDYVTKHAPHCCKIWLVGNGNLIHTREGWFDRRGSPHPSSESLTSLQGLDSALVPYEEAVGGAHDNESHALSSPEDQSARGFETMYYEEQRRGLEIEERRIKAEEDLRAEIENMKGIQKELEEQLYIDCPRQFEMFQRERDEAMKTTVELLRLLNLDNSESASHSPSSSFQRSVSNEPPPYFLCPITQEVMREPSVAADGHTYEAEALREWLDNGHDTSPMTNLKLAHRNLVPNHPLRSAIQEWLQGHS
- the LOC106361163 gene encoding U-box domain-containing protein 56 isoform X2 → MAEALIDDPVYVAVSTDVSESRLTLTWALRHLQPKKLYLLHVHQPISINPTSSGLEQSEIDAIQESELTSSYEILLKYRDICVVEGILEQDVDISYSLANNVGEGIVELIYENNIKKLIMGAAADSHKSEDMVNITSRKFDYVTKHAPHCCKIWLVGNGNLIHTRGSPHPSSESLTSLQGLDSALVPYEEAVGGAHDNESHALSSPEDQSARGFETMYYEEQRRGLEIEERRIKAEEDLRAEIENMKGIQKELEEQLYIDCPRQFEMFQRERDEAMKTTVELLRLLNLDNSESASHSPSSSFQRSVSNEPPPYFLCPITQEVMREPSVAADGHTYEAEALREWLDNGHDTSPMTNLKLAHRNLVPNHPLRSAIQEWLQGHS
- the LOC106361163 gene encoding U-box domain-containing protein 56 isoform X3, giving the protein MGIEASPAQKALPSSCSSTHFHQPYFDSNCCSWYKKLILCFSTLFSLSIIASGLEQSEIDAIQESELTSSYEILLKYRDICVVEGILEQDVDISYSLANNVGEGIVELIYENNIKKLIMGAAADSHKSEDMVNITSRKFDYVTKHAPHCCKIWLVGNGNLIHTREGWFDRRGSPHPSSESLTSLQGLDSALVPYEEAVGGAHDNESHALSSPEDQSARGFETMYYEEQRRGLEIEERRIKAEEDLRAEIENMKGIQKELEEQLYIDCPRQFEMFQRERDEAMKTTVELLRLLNLDNSESASHSPSSSFQRSVSNEPPPYFLCPITQEVMREPSVAADGHTYEAEALREWLDNGHDTSPMTNLKLAHRNLVPNHPLRSAIQEWLQGHS